One window from the genome of Papilio machaon chromosome 6, ilPapMach1.1, whole genome shotgun sequence encodes:
- the LOC106709857 gene encoding elongation of very long chain fatty acids protein AAEL008004 isoform X1 — protein MNGASSSYNMSFVDSYKRFMERNSDPRTENWWLMSSPGPLLTLLATYLYFCTSVGPRYMRDRKPFSLKQPIIIYNITQILMSIFLVYEGLVAGWWNDYNFNCQPVDYSYDPKAFRMAGAVWWYFFAKIVELLDTVFFVLRKKNRQISFLHLYHHTMMPICAWIGVKFLPGGHGTLLGVINSFIHVIMYTYYLISGLGPQYQKYIWWKKHLTSLQLVQFVIVFYHNFVVMFCDCNYPKTINFLLALNAGLFLYMFGNFYYRSYINIDNKKTDTLTSQANSNGIIVNGKGVVANGNGFIPNGNGVIANGKTKEC, from the exons GTGCAAGTTCTTCATACAATATGTCCTTCGTTGACTCCTACAAAAGGTTTATGGAGAGGAATAGCG ATCCTCGAACGGAGAACTGGTGGCTGATGTCAAGTCCGGGGCCTCTGCTGACCCTGCTGGCTACCTACCTGTACTTCTGCACGTCAGTGGGCCCGCGCTATATGAGGGATAGGAAACCCTTCTCGTTAAAGCAACCCATCATAATCTACAACATAACACAAATCCTCATGAGCATTTTCCTAGTATACGAG GGTCTAGTTGCCGGCTGGTGGAATGACTACAACTTCAATTGTCAGCCTGTAGATTATTCCTACGACCCTAAAGCATTCAGA ATGGCGGGAGCGGTTTGGTGGTATTTCTTCGCGAAGATCGTCGAACTTCTCGACACTGTATTTTTCGTTCTTAGGAAAAAGAACAGGCAAATATCATTTTTGCATCTTTACCACCACACCATGATGCCTATTTGCGCTTGGATCGGAGTTAAATTCCTGCcag GTGGTCACGGAACCCTGCTGGGCGTCATCAACTCCTTCATCCACGTGATCATGTACACATACTACTTGATCTCAGGCCTTGGACCTCAGTACCAGAAGTACATTTGGTGGAAGAAGCACCTCACTAGTCTGCAACTG GTACAGTTTGTGATCGTGTTCTACCACAACTTCGTGGTGATGTTCTGCGACTGCAACTACCCTAAGACGATCAACTTCCTACTGGCGCTCAACGCCGGACTCTTCTTGTACATGTTCGGTAACTTCTACTACAGAAGCTACATCAACATCGACAACAAGAAGACTGACACTCTCACGTCACAAGCAAACAGTAACGGAATCATCGTAAACGGCAAAGGTGTCGTAGCTAACGGCAATGGTTTCATTCCAAACGGCAATGGCGTCATCGCAAACGGCAAGACGAAAGAATGCTAG
- the LOC106709857 gene encoding elongation of very long chain fatty acids protein AAEL008004 isoform X2, which translates to MSFVDSYKRFMERNSDPRTENWWLMSSPGPLLTLLATYLYFCTSVGPRYMRDRKPFSLKQPIIIYNITQILMSIFLVYEGLVAGWWNDYNFNCQPVDYSYDPKAFRMAGAVWWYFFAKIVELLDTVFFVLRKKNRQISFLHLYHHTMMPICAWIGVKFLPGGHGTLLGVINSFIHVIMYTYYLISGLGPQYQKYIWWKKHLTSLQLVQFVIVFYHNFVVMFCDCNYPKTINFLLALNAGLFLYMFGNFYYRSYINIDNKKTDTLTSQANSNGIIVNGKGVVANGNGFIPNGNGVIANGKTKEC; encoded by the exons ATGTCCTTCGTTGACTCCTACAAAAGGTTTATGGAGAGGAATAGCG ATCCTCGAACGGAGAACTGGTGGCTGATGTCAAGTCCGGGGCCTCTGCTGACCCTGCTGGCTACCTACCTGTACTTCTGCACGTCAGTGGGCCCGCGCTATATGAGGGATAGGAAACCCTTCTCGTTAAAGCAACCCATCATAATCTACAACATAACACAAATCCTCATGAGCATTTTCCTAGTATACGAG GGTCTAGTTGCCGGCTGGTGGAATGACTACAACTTCAATTGTCAGCCTGTAGATTATTCCTACGACCCTAAAGCATTCAGA ATGGCGGGAGCGGTTTGGTGGTATTTCTTCGCGAAGATCGTCGAACTTCTCGACACTGTATTTTTCGTTCTTAGGAAAAAGAACAGGCAAATATCATTTTTGCATCTTTACCACCACACCATGATGCCTATTTGCGCTTGGATCGGAGTTAAATTCCTGCcag GTGGTCACGGAACCCTGCTGGGCGTCATCAACTCCTTCATCCACGTGATCATGTACACATACTACTTGATCTCAGGCCTTGGACCTCAGTACCAGAAGTACATTTGGTGGAAGAAGCACCTCACTAGTCTGCAACTG GTACAGTTTGTGATCGTGTTCTACCACAACTTCGTGGTGATGTTCTGCGACTGCAACTACCCTAAGACGATCAACTTCCTACTGGCGCTCAACGCCGGACTCTTCTTGTACATGTTCGGTAACTTCTACTACAGAAGCTACATCAACATCGACAACAAGAAGACTGACACTCTCACGTCACAAGCAAACAGTAACGGAATCATCGTAAACGGCAAAGGTGTCGTAGCTAACGGCAATGGTTTCATTCCAAACGGCAATGGCGTCATCGCAAACGGCAAGACGAAAGAATGCTAG